Part of the Halogeometricum sp. S3BR5-2 genome, GCACCGACAGCGTCTGACTGCCGCCCTCTATCTTCAGCGGGCAGACCGACCCCGACCCGAGTTTCGGGTGGTCGCCCGTCTCCATGTCGTCCAAGGTGGCGGCGAGTCGCCCGGCGTCGACGACGGCGTTGACGCCCTTCTCGGGTTGGGAGCCGTGGGCGGCCTTCCCGCGAACCTCGATGTCGTAGAACACCCGCCCCCGCGCCCCGAGGAGGAGCGCGGGGTTCTCCATCTCCGACTGCGCGAGGACGGGGCCGGGTTCGGTGACGACGGCGGCGTCGCAGTCGTCGGTGTAGCCGTCTCGAATCAGTCTGTCCGTCCCCAGACCGTACGGCCCCTCCTCGTCGACGACGGCCGTGAGGAGCACGTCGCCCGCGAGTTCCACCCCGGAGAGGGCGTCGAAGGCGACCATGACGGCCGCGAGGCCGCCCTTCATGTCGCAGGCGCCCTGCCCGTACAGTTTCCCGTCTTCGATGCGACCCGAACAGGGGTCCTCGTCCCAATCCTCAACGAGTTTCACCGTGTCCACGTGGGCGTTCAGCAGGAGCGTCGGCGCGTCGGGGTCGGACCCCTCCAGGCGCGCGAGGACGTTGTCGCCCTCGTACTCGGTGATGTCGGGTTCCGAGACGCGGTGGTACTCGGGGTCGTGGCCGCGTTCGGCCAACCAGTCGTGGACGAACCCCGTTATCTCGGCCTCCTCGAAGTAGGGGCTCGGGATGCGCACGAGTTTCTGTAGCAGGTCGACGGTCTCCTCGGGGTCGACCGTCGGCGCGGGGTCGTTTTCGCTCCCGTCTCCGCCTCCGCCGTCGGCGGTCGGGTCGGCGCCCGAATCAGTCATCGCCGGTCCTCCGAATCGCCGGGTCGTACTCGTCGGACGGGACGCCGGGAAGCGTCGCGAGGATGGCCTCCACGTCCACCTCCTTCTGCTGTCCGCGGTACCAGTAGACGGCGAAGACGACGATGCCGACCAGAATCCACGGGACGTAGATGGACAGCGACCCCTGGTACGCCTGCGTGAGGAGGCCGCCCGCGCCGAGGGCGCCGACGAGGCCGGTGACGCCGAGGAGCAGGGGACGCGAGAACCCCGCCTCGTGGGCGAGCGACGATCCCGTCAGAAGGACGTACAGCACCGTCACCGAGACGGCGGCGTAGGCGATGAGGTAGCTGAACGTGGCGATGCCGATGGCCTGACTCAGACCGGTGCTCCAGAACGTCAGCCCGGAGGCGACGAGGTAGAGGGTCAGAAGCGACCAGTGCGGCGTGCCGAAGCGGTCGGAGACTTCGGAAAACTTCTTCGGGAACACCTCGTCCCACGCCCACGAGTAGGGCATCTTGATGCCCGCGGCCATCACCGCGTGGACGGAGGAGGCGGTTGCGAGGAGGCCGCCGACGGCGACGATGGTCGTCCCGATATCGCCCAGGAACGCCTCGGCAGCGGTGGCCAGCGGTCGGGCCGAGTCCGCGAGGACGGTGTAGTCGGAGACGACGCCGTAGATGACCACGGAGGTCAGCACGTAGAGGACGATGAGGATGGCCGTCCCGCCGGCCATCGCGAGGGGGAGGTTGCGCGAGGGGTTCTTCACCTCCGCGCCCATCTGCCCGGCGACGGCGATGCCGATGTAGGCGTAGAAGAGGGGAACCGCGGCGGCGACGAAGCCGTCGAAGCCGCCGGTGAAGAACGGCGAGTAGTTCGCCGCGTCGACGTTCGCCAGTCCGGGCACGACGAGGACGAGGATGGAGAGGATGAGAAAGCCGAAGATGACGTTCTGCGAGACGCTGTACCCCTTCGAGCCGACGAGGTTCACGAGAAAGAGCACCGTCAACAGCCCGAACCCGGCGAGGGCGGCGTCGACGGAGGGATAGAACACCTGCAAGTAGCTGCCGAACCCGAGCGCCAACACCGCGTCGGCGGCCATGTAGCCCAGCCACTTCGACCACGTGACCAAGAATCCGGGGAGGCGGCTGTCGAACGTCCGCGAGACGTAGGCGTACGACCCGGCGGCCGCCGGGAATATCGTCG contains:
- a CDS encoding M20 family metallopeptidase; its protein translation is MTDSGADPTADGGGGDGSENDPAPTVDPEETVDLLQKLVRIPSPYFEEAEITGFVHDWLAERGHDPEYHRVSEPDITEYEGDNVLARLEGSDPDAPTLLLNAHVDTVKLVEDWDEDPCSGRIEDGKLYGQGACDMKGGLAAVMVAFDALSGVELAGDVLLTAVVDEEGPYGLGTDRLIRDGYTDDCDAAVVTEPGPVLAQSEMENPALLLGARGRVFYDIEVRGKAAHGSQPEKGVNAVVDAGRLAATLDDMETGDHPKLGSGSVCPLKIEGGSQTLSVPERARLMVDRHVVVGETKETARADAERVVDELGLESEVDIGFREAPDPDIVYGPYVTDEGHPLVTALSEATRSVCGVDPAYGYFSSVGDFNYLGDRADLPTVILGPDGENIHGAGEFVYTDEVVEVADIVTEAAVRFCG
- a CDS encoding APC family permease, which produces MSSVDVNDGRSLSRDIGLLGAVSTVVAGTLGAGLFVTLGTASSTTGPSVILVVVASGLLAMCIALNYGWMATIFPAAAGSYAYVSRTFDSRLPGFLVTWSKWLGYMAADAVLALGFGSYLQVFYPSVDAALAGFGLLTVLFLVNLVGSKGYSVSQNVIFGFLILSILVLVVPGLANVDAANYSPFFTGGFDGFVAAAVPLFYAYIGIAVAGQMGAEVKNPSRNLPLAMAGGTAILIVLYVLTSVVIYGVVSDYTVLADSARPLATAAEAFLGDIGTTIVAVGGLLATASSVHAVMAAGIKMPYSWAWDEVFPKKFSEVSDRFGTPHWSLLTLYLVASGLTFWSTGLSQAIGIATFSYLIAYAAVSVTVLYVLLTGSSLAHEAGFSRPLLLGVTGLVGALGAGGLLTQAYQGSLSIYVPWILVGIVVFAVYWYRGQQKEVDVEAILATLPGVPSDEYDPAIRRTGDD